The Carassius gibelio isolate Cgi1373 ecotype wild population from Czech Republic chromosome B14, carGib1.2-hapl.c, whole genome shotgun sequence genome has a segment encoding these proteins:
- the LOC127971366 gene encoding transcription initiation factor TFIID subunit 7 isoform X1, translating to MHLKAGCDPPINPQKQQQRVRRGTAILEPKMTSKTKVGKVGSKSKEDAPHELESQFVLRLPQEYASTVRRIAQSSSMNIKDRLTIELHADGRHGIVRVDRVPLACKLVDLPCILESLKTVDKKTFYKTADICQMLVCTLDGDLYPPLEEPTGTTDSKGKKKDKEKDKKFVWNHGITLPLKNTRKRRFRKTAKKKYIESPDVEKEVKRLLSTDAEAVSVRWEVIAEDETKEPDNSLSLSNLESSPGTSGHKGHGSSVQHDELREIFNDISSSSEDEDEEADRNEDDDLNIMDTEDDMVRQLHEKLNETGGSRDKNDRNSQIVMEYQVQINNLKAKLQDTRKRKKEQEKLIMEVENQALRDRFQGLLNGMIHQEEQEMQQLASLQEQLDSLIEK from the exons ATGCACCTGAAAGCTGGTTGTGACCCGCCAATTAATCCACAGAAGCAGCAGCAGAGAGTTCGCCGAGGCACAGCAATATTA GAACCAAAGATGACCTCAAAAACGAAAG TGGGAAAGGTAGGCTCCAAAAGCAAAGAAGATGCTCCTCATGAGCTGGAGAGTCAGTTTGTTCTTCGGCTCCCACAG gagtatGCCTCCACAGTCAGACGGATCGCCCAATCTAGCAGCATGAACATAAAAGACAGACTTACTATCGAGTTACATG CTGATGGTCGCCATGGGATTGTACGTGTAGATCGTGTCCCTTTAGCATGTAAATTAGTGGATTTACCCTGCATCCTGGAGTCATTAAAAACGGTTGACAAAAAGACCTTCTATAAGACTGCCGACATCTGTCAG ATGCTGGTATGCACACTGGATGGAGATCTGTACCCCCCTCTAGAGGAGCCCACAGGCACTACAGACTCCAAAGGCAAAAAGAAAGACAAGGAAAAAGACAAGAAATTTGTTTGGAACCATGGCA TTACGCTTCCTCTGAAGAACACGAGGAAGAGGCGGTTCAGGAAGACAGCGAAGAAGAAG TACATCGAGTCTCCTGATGTGGAAAAGGAGGTGAAGAGGCTCTTGAGCACAGACGCCGAAGCCGTCAGTGTTC GATGGGAGGTGATTGCTGAGGATGAGACCAAAGAACCTGACAACAGCTTATCTCTGTCCAACTTGGAGTCTTCACCTGGAACCTCGGGACACAAGGGTCACGGCTCTTCAG TCCAACATGACGAGCTACGCGAGATCTTCAAcgacatcagcagcagcagcgaggATGAGGACGAGGAGGCTGACCGAAACGAGGACGACGACCTTAACATCATGGACACTGAAGACGACATGGTCAGGCAGCTCCATGAGAAACTGAACGAGACCGGCGGAAGCAGAGACAAGAATGACCGTAACAGTCAGATCG TAATGGAGTATCAGGTGCAGATCAACAATTTGAAGGCCAAGCTTCAGGACACACGTAAACGCAAGAAGGAACAGGAGAAATTGATAATGGAGGTGGAAAATCAAGCACTCAGG GATCGTTTCCAGGGTCTTTTGAATGGTATGATTCATCAAGAAGAGCAAGAGATGCAACAG CTGGCTTCCCTTCAAGAGCAGCTGGACTCGCTGATCGAGAAGTGA
- the LOC127971366 gene encoding transcription initiation factor TFIID subunit 7 isoform X3, with the protein MEYASTVRRIAQSSSMNIKDRLTIELHADGRHGIVRVDRVPLACKLVDLPCILESLKTVDKKTFYKTADICQMLVCTLDGDLYPPLEEPTGTTDSKGKKKDKEKDKKFVWNHGITLPLKNTRKRRFRKTAKKKYIESPDVEKEVKRLLSTDAEAVSVRWEVIAEDETKEPDNSLSLSNLESSPGTSGHKGHGSSVQHDELREIFNDISSSSEDEDEEADRNEDDDLNIMDTEDDMVRQLHEKLNETGGSRDKNDRNSQIVMEYQVQINNLKAKLQDTRKRKKEQEKLIMEVENQALRDRFQGLLNGMIHQEEQEMQQLASLQEQLDSLIEK; encoded by the exons atg gagtatGCCTCCACAGTCAGACGGATCGCCCAATCTAGCAGCATGAACATAAAAGACAGACTTACTATCGAGTTACATG CTGATGGTCGCCATGGGATTGTACGTGTAGATCGTGTCCCTTTAGCATGTAAATTAGTGGATTTACCCTGCATCCTGGAGTCATTAAAAACGGTTGACAAAAAGACCTTCTATAAGACTGCCGACATCTGTCAG ATGCTGGTATGCACACTGGATGGAGATCTGTACCCCCCTCTAGAGGAGCCCACAGGCACTACAGACTCCAAAGGCAAAAAGAAAGACAAGGAAAAAGACAAGAAATTTGTTTGGAACCATGGCA TTACGCTTCCTCTGAAGAACACGAGGAAGAGGCGGTTCAGGAAGACAGCGAAGAAGAAG TACATCGAGTCTCCTGATGTGGAAAAGGAGGTGAAGAGGCTCTTGAGCACAGACGCCGAAGCCGTCAGTGTTC GATGGGAGGTGATTGCTGAGGATGAGACCAAAGAACCTGACAACAGCTTATCTCTGTCCAACTTGGAGTCTTCACCTGGAACCTCGGGACACAAGGGTCACGGCTCTTCAG TCCAACATGACGAGCTACGCGAGATCTTCAAcgacatcagcagcagcagcgaggATGAGGACGAGGAGGCTGACCGAAACGAGGACGACGACCTTAACATCATGGACACTGAAGACGACATGGTCAGGCAGCTCCATGAGAAACTGAACGAGACCGGCGGAAGCAGAGACAAGAATGACCGTAACAGTCAGATCG TAATGGAGTATCAGGTGCAGATCAACAATTTGAAGGCCAAGCTTCAGGACACACGTAAACGCAAGAAGGAACAGGAGAAATTGATAATGGAGGTGGAAAATCAAGCACTCAGG GATCGTTTCCAGGGTCTTTTGAATGGTATGATTCATCAAGAAGAGCAAGAGATGCAACAG CTGGCTTCCCTTCAAGAGCAGCTGGACTCGCTGATCGAGAAGTGA
- the LOC127971365 gene encoding aryl-hydrocarbon-interacting protein-like 1: protein MQEAYLLDHPGVKKKILHGGQGPLPHFPKGTKLAFHFQTLLDNFERTVIDDSRKNKRPTEIFVGKMFKMEVWEVLLTSMRIGEVAEFWCDAVHTGLYPMVSKGMRLAAQGKDPLEGQNHTCGMGNLFHYHSTGFPELDEIMRTPQPLIFIMELISVGDPFSYQRESWMMEKDEKLKVVPSLHLLGNALVKQGRFREAAEKYQEAVVLLRTVQSREMPGDEDYINLDRLIIPLVLNYCQCMLELEEYYEVIEHTTELLDKHKDCVKAYYKRAKAYAAVWSEREARRDFQMVANLDITLSRLVQRELSLLSERMKEKYWEDKERYWKILEDRENEPEKEDISEMDAKEESREEHSQSPEEVKDAEKGNNPSVAEENKHDTKSEDFAAEANHRITALTEGNDWQQMLRLIMLLQDEGNFNVKEHKYTEATAKFKEALEYVDHLQTKVEHKGEDWESLEKVRLPLCLNLSQCKLELGEYQEVVDLNSKLLKKHKDNMKAVYQRAQAHAALCNEDEAHRDYNRVMQLDPRFKPIVKQEIKKMGENIRVKCVNENKNYWTSTQEKWEKKTQTKRGKKMKKGVTWADESKMLGRHDEGQLAKSGGGDKLEESCSVKPGNKDEGQDEKKNFEKNEDESSLTLEEAQEKTAAVDKDQSNVLGDSTQRSQTDSRATETLLTSDITKKNEQDEITDEKQESPAKPDKDASSGASQKERPPDSTGDDETEESY from the exons ATGCAAGAAGCGTATTTGCTTGACCATCCTGGAGTAAAAAAGAAGATTTTGCATGGAGGTCAAGGACCATTGCCACATTTTCCTAAGGGAACCAAG CTGGCGTTCCACTTTCAGACTCTGTTGGACAACTTTGAAAGAACCGTGATTGATGACAGTCGCAAAAATAAGCGTCCCACGGAGATTTTCGTGGGGAAGATGTTCAAAATGGAGGTGTGGGAGGTGCTGTTAACCTCCATGAGGATTGGAGAGGTGGCGGAGTTTTGGTGTGATGCTGTT caCACAGGTCTTTATCCTATGGTGTCAAAAGGGATGCGACTGGCTGCTCAGGGTAAGGACCCTCTAGAGGGCCAAAACCACACGTGTGGCATGGGAAACTTGTTTCACTACCATTCGACAGGCTTTCCAGAGCTTGATGAGATAATGAGGACACCTCAACCTCTAATCTTCATCATGGAACTAATCTCG GTGGGCGACCCGTTCTCTTACCAGCGGGAGTCTTGGATGATGGAGAAGGATGAGAAACTAAAGGTTGTGCCCTCGCTACATCTTTTGGGCAACGCTCTAGTCAAGCAGGGTCGGTTCCGTGAAGCTGCAGAAAAGTACCAAGAGGCTGTGGTTCTGCTGCGAACTGTCCAATCCAGG GAGATGCCTGGAGATGAAGATTACATTAATCTGGACAGGCTTATCATTCCTCTTGTACTGAACTACTGCCAGTGCATGTTAGAGCTGGAGGAATATTATGAAGTCATAGAACATACGACAGAGCTCCTGGACAAACACAAAG ACTGTGTCAAAGCCTACTATAAGCGAGCGAAGGCCTATGCAGCTGTGTGGAGTGAGAGGGAGGCCAGGAGAGACTTCCAAATGGTGGCCAACCTAGACATCACCCTGTCTCGATTGGTGCAAAGAGAACTCAGTCTTCTCTCTGAGAGAATGAAGGAAAAATACTGGGAGGATAAAGAAAGGTACTGGAAGATCCTGGAAGACAGAGAAAATGAACCAGAGAAGGAGGACATCTCTGAGATGGATGCAAAAGAGGAAAGCAGAGAGGAACATTCTCAGTCCCCTGAAGAGGTCAAAGATGCTGAGAAGGGAAATAACCCATCTGTAGCAGAGGAAAACAAGCATGACACCAAAAGTGAAGACTTCGCAGCGGAGGCCAATCACAGGATAACAGCTCTGACCGAGGGCAACGACTGGCAGCAGATGCTACGGCTAATTATGCTGCTCCAAGACGAAGGCAATTTCAATGTGAAAGAGCATAAATACACTGAGGCGACTGCTAAGTTCAAGGAGGCTCTGGAGTATGTAGACCATCTCCAAACTAAG gtGGAACATAAAGGAGAAGACTGGGAATCTCTAGAGAAAGTCCGTCTGCCACTCTGTCTAAACCTCAGTCAGTGTAAGCTGGAGCTTGGGGAATACCAAGAAGTAGTGGATCTCAACTCTAAACTGCTGAAGAAACATAAAG ACAATATGAAAGCTGTGTACCAGCGGGCCCAAGCTCACGCCGCATTATGTAACGAAGACGAGGCTCACAGGGATTACAATAGGGTCATGCAACTGGATCCCAGATTCAAACCCATCGTCAAACAGGAGATTAAGAAGATGGGTGAGAACATAAGAGTGAAGTGtgtcaatgaaaacaaaaactactGGACAAGCACTCAGGAGAAGTGGGAAAAGAAGACGCAGACCAAGAGAGGAAAGAAGATGAAGAAAGGAGTGACATGGGCAGATGAGAGTAAAATGTTGGGAAGGCACGATGAAGGACAGCTGGCAAAATCTGGCGGCGGTGACAAATTAGAGGAGAGCTGCAGTGTCAAACCAGGTAATAAAGATGAAGGACAGGATGAGAAGAAAAACTTTGAGAAAAATGAAgacgagagctctctgaccctggaAGAAGCACAAGAAAAAACTGCGGCTGTAGATAAAGACCAAAGCAATGTGCTGGGAGATAGTACACAGAGATCACAGACAGATAGCAGGGCCACTGAAACTCTACTGACCAGTGACATTACAAAGAAAAATGAACAGGATGAGATCACAGATGAAAAACAAGAATCTCCTGCAAAGCCAGACAAAGATGCAAGCAGTGGAGCATCACAGAAAGAAAGACCGCCGGACTCGACTGGAGATGATGAAACCGAGGAAAGCTACTGA
- the LOC127971366 gene encoding transcription initiation factor TFIID subunit 7 isoform X2, whose product MTSKTKVGKVGSKSKEDAPHELESQFVLRLPQEYASTVRRIAQSSSMNIKDRLTIELHADGRHGIVRVDRVPLACKLVDLPCILESLKTVDKKTFYKTADICQMLVCTLDGDLYPPLEEPTGTTDSKGKKKDKEKDKKFVWNHGITLPLKNTRKRRFRKTAKKKYIESPDVEKEVKRLLSTDAEAVSVRWEVIAEDETKEPDNSLSLSNLESSPGTSGHKGHGSSVQHDELREIFNDISSSSEDEDEEADRNEDDDLNIMDTEDDMVRQLHEKLNETGGSRDKNDRNSQIVMEYQVQINNLKAKLQDTRKRKKEQEKLIMEVENQALRDRFQGLLNGMIHQEEQEMQQLASLQEQLDSLIEK is encoded by the exons ATGACCTCAAAAACGAAAG TGGGAAAGGTAGGCTCCAAAAGCAAAGAAGATGCTCCTCATGAGCTGGAGAGTCAGTTTGTTCTTCGGCTCCCACAG gagtatGCCTCCACAGTCAGACGGATCGCCCAATCTAGCAGCATGAACATAAAAGACAGACTTACTATCGAGTTACATG CTGATGGTCGCCATGGGATTGTACGTGTAGATCGTGTCCCTTTAGCATGTAAATTAGTGGATTTACCCTGCATCCTGGAGTCATTAAAAACGGTTGACAAAAAGACCTTCTATAAGACTGCCGACATCTGTCAG ATGCTGGTATGCACACTGGATGGAGATCTGTACCCCCCTCTAGAGGAGCCCACAGGCACTACAGACTCCAAAGGCAAAAAGAAAGACAAGGAAAAAGACAAGAAATTTGTTTGGAACCATGGCA TTACGCTTCCTCTGAAGAACACGAGGAAGAGGCGGTTCAGGAAGACAGCGAAGAAGAAG TACATCGAGTCTCCTGATGTGGAAAAGGAGGTGAAGAGGCTCTTGAGCACAGACGCCGAAGCCGTCAGTGTTC GATGGGAGGTGATTGCTGAGGATGAGACCAAAGAACCTGACAACAGCTTATCTCTGTCCAACTTGGAGTCTTCACCTGGAACCTCGGGACACAAGGGTCACGGCTCTTCAG TCCAACATGACGAGCTACGCGAGATCTTCAAcgacatcagcagcagcagcgaggATGAGGACGAGGAGGCTGACCGAAACGAGGACGACGACCTTAACATCATGGACACTGAAGACGACATGGTCAGGCAGCTCCATGAGAAACTGAACGAGACCGGCGGAAGCAGAGACAAGAATGACCGTAACAGTCAGATCG TAATGGAGTATCAGGTGCAGATCAACAATTTGAAGGCCAAGCTTCAGGACACACGTAAACGCAAGAAGGAACAGGAGAAATTGATAATGGAGGTGGAAAATCAAGCACTCAGG GATCGTTTCCAGGGTCTTTTGAATGGTATGATTCATCAAGAAGAGCAAGAGATGCAACAG CTGGCTTCCCTTCAAGAGCAGCTGGACTCGCTGATCGAGAAGTGA